The following coding sequences lie in one Bacteroides helcogenes P 36-108 genomic window:
- a CDS encoding methionyl-tRNA formyltransferase translates to MEIIEYCLDNEIVCFKGNPRNGKALAYIDCNKLSFDILLSVNYLFIIESDLINKAKLHSINIHGSLLPKYRGRCPNVWAIINGESIEGITAHHITELCDEGDIIKQISLPISDEATGYDLLVRAYDYYPKWTYELVIDIESGNFKSFSQDQTKATFFGKRTPADGQINWNWQKERIRNWVRAQAQPYYPGAFSSINGEKIIINKISYSDLGYSWDMPNGLVVNIQSTRPLVKTPNGVVALEDYIFENPIVEGNILK, encoded by the coding sequence GTGGAAATAATAGAGTATTGCCTTGATAATGAAATAGTATGTTTCAAAGGGAATCCAAGAAATGGAAAAGCGCTTGCCTACATTGACTGTAATAAGTTGAGTTTTGACATACTCTTATCTGTCAATTATTTATTTATCATTGAATCTGATTTGATTAATAAAGCTAAACTGCATTCCATTAATATTCATGGCTCGTTACTTCCTAAATACAGAGGGCGTTGTCCCAATGTTTGGGCTATAATAAACGGTGAAAGCATAGAAGGAATTACTGCACATCACATCACAGAATTATGTGACGAAGGAGATATAATAAAACAAATCTCATTACCAATATCAGATGAAGCAACAGGATATGATCTGCTGGTGAGAGCTTACGATTATTATCCAAAGTGGACTTATGAATTGGTCATTGATATTGAAAGCGGAAACTTTAAATCATTTTCCCAAGATCAAACAAAAGCAACTTTTTTTGGTAAGCGTACTCCTGCTGATGGTCAAATAAATTGGAATTGGCAGAAAGAACGTATTCGGAACTGGGTTCGCGCTCAAGCACAACCTTATTATCCAGGTGCATTTTCATCCATAAATGGTGAAAAAATTATTATAAATAAAATTTCTTATTCCGACTTGGGATATAGTTGGGATATGCCGAATGGTTTGGTAGTAAATATTCAAAGTACAAGACCTCTTGTGAAAACCCCGAATGGAGTTGTGGCTCTTGAAGATTACATATTTGAAAATCCCATTGTAGAAGGTAACATATTAAAATAA
- a CDS encoding ATP-grasp domain-containing protein: protein MTEELKKHPVIVIALEHYNPLGVLRTLGENGIEPIFVGIKYRVHIASASKYIKTLHQVDSIEEAYNTVVGKYADYNRKFGVKPFLIFCDDDVMEPFDRNYEELKDYFILFNSGKNGRTTKFMEKKEIQNIAKRHGIPVLESQVVKVGEIPEGLKYPVITKAISPISGAWKGDFHICENQQQLCEVMATIKAPEIMIQPYVDKKSEITFEGFSYNRGKGMFIGVECKYRYAIKGYYSPLHDTYMPKDKELHKKLNAMLEEIGFEGIWEIEFLVDKDDNLWFLEVNFRNSTWSYASTIAGNPLPLLWCEAMLTNKCPEPVKFEPFVAMVEPIDYAKRVEEGRCSLAEWLSDFKSVKCTYYYNEQDPEPWRVVVQNWDKLK, encoded by the coding sequence ATGACAGAAGAATTGAAAAAGCATCCGGTGATTGTTATTGCATTGGAGCATTATAATCCTCTTGGGGTGTTGAGAACATTGGGTGAAAATGGCATTGAGCCGATTTTTGTAGGAATCAAATATCGTGTTCATATTGCTTCTGCAAGCAAGTATATCAAGACTCTTCATCAAGTAGATAGCATTGAAGAAGCATATAATACAGTAGTAGGAAAGTATGCGGATTATAACAGAAAATTTGGTGTAAAGCCATTTCTCATCTTCTGTGATGATGATGTAATGGAGCCGTTCGATAGAAACTACGAGGAATTGAAGGACTATTTTATTCTGTTCAATTCCGGTAAAAATGGGCGTACAACGAAGTTTATGGAGAAAAAGGAAATCCAGAACATTGCCAAACGTCATGGCATACCGGTTCTGGAATCTCAAGTTGTAAAAGTCGGCGAAATACCGGAGGGACTTAAATATCCGGTGATTACAAAAGCAATATCTCCTATATCCGGTGCATGGAAAGGTGATTTTCATATTTGTGAAAATCAACAGCAACTGTGCGAAGTGATGGCTACCATCAAGGCTCCGGAAATTATGATTCAGCCTTATGTTGACAAAAAGTCAGAAATTACATTCGAGGGCTTTAGCTACAATAGAGGTAAGGGGATGTTTATAGGCGTTGAGTGTAAATACCGTTATGCCATTAAGGGATACTATAGCCCGCTTCACGACACTTATATGCCTAAAGATAAGGAATTGCACAAGAAACTGAATGCAATGCTTGAAGAAATAGGCTTTGAAGGTATATGGGAAATCGAATTTCTTGTAGATAAGGATGATAACCTGTGGTTTCTTGAAGTGAACTTTCGCAATTCAACCTGGAGCTATGCTTCTACAATAGCCGGAAATCCTTTGCCACTTCTTTGGTGTGAGGCTATGTTGACGAATAAATGTCCGGAGCCGGTTAAGTTTGAACCGTTTGTTGCTATGGTTGAACCTATTGACTATGCAAAACGCGTAGAAGAAGGACGGTGTTCACTGGCAGAATGGCTTTCAGACTTCAAAAGTGTAAAGTGTACGTATTACTACAATGAGCAAGATCCCGAACCTTGGAGAGTTGTTGTTCAAAATTGGGATAAACTAAAATAA
- a CDS encoding YkvI family membrane protein has product MSLKKIIGFCGACIAFYIGAGFSTMQEVMQYEASYGSRFWIVIAVAALIYVYTNISFLSNGNRLKLQRGGDIYKAYCGKWIGSFFDYFSAFFCYMSFIVMCGGANSTCIEQWGLPNGAGAVILAATTILTVIFGLNGVLKTLKIVGPVIIILIIFVAVEAAVTGWDNYNAGLLAVDSHKYDITQVGDGNSFASGASYGGFVILWFAAFLGEIGAKNKVKEVNRGMLLSTVAIFGVAAVCCVALIANIDTTWDAGVPALVLAKNIHPVFGLLYAVIIFMGIYSSACPLLWTGVRKISEDGGRKYKIWTIAAGVAGCVIACFVPYRPLLNVIYGLNGYLGFVLVAFMIVNDIRVARNK; this is encoded by the coding sequence ATGTCTTTAAAAAAAATTATAGGCTTTTGTGGGGCCTGCATTGCATTCTATATAGGAGCCGGCTTTTCCACTATGCAGGAAGTGATGCAATATGAAGCTTCGTATGGCTCCCGATTTTGGATAGTCATTGCGGTAGCTGCCCTTATCTATGTTTATACCAATATCTCGTTTTTGTCAAATGGCAATAGACTTAAACTGCAACGGGGCGGTGATATTTATAAGGCTTATTGTGGAAAATGGATTGGTTCGTTTTTTGATTATTTCTCGGCTTTCTTTTGTTACATGAGTTTCATAGTAATGTGCGGTGGCGCAAATTCCACGTGCATAGAGCAGTGGGGGCTTCCAAATGGTGCAGGTGCTGTGATACTGGCGGCAACTACTATATTGACGGTCATTTTCGGTTTAAATGGTGTGCTTAAAACTCTAAAGATAGTGGGGCCTGTTATTATCATTCTCATCATATTTGTAGCTGTAGAGGCCGCCGTGACCGGTTGGGACAATTACAATGCAGGTTTACTTGCCGTGGATAGTCATAAATATGATATCACACAAGTGGGAGACGGCAATTCATTCGCTTCAGGAGCCAGTTATGGTGGTTTCGTGATTCTGTGGTTTGCGGCTTTTCTTGGTGAGATTGGGGCCAAGAATAAAGTAAAGGAAGTAAATCGTGGCATGCTGCTATCTACAGTTGCCATTTTCGGTGTGGCAGCAGTCTGCTGTGTGGCTCTCATTGCCAATATTGATACTACTTGGGATGCGGGTGTACCCGCATTGGTTTTGGCTAAAAACATCCACCCCGTGTTTGGGCTTCTGTATGCGGTAATCATCTTTATGGGCATTTACTCCTCGGCATGTCCTCTGCTTTGGACGGGAGTAAGAAAAATTTCGGAAGATGGAGGTCGGAAATACAAGATTTGGACCATTGCGGCAGGAGTGGCAGGCTGTGTGATTGCCTGCTTCGTTCCTTATCGCCCATTATTGAATGTGATTTATGGTTTGAATGGTTATCTTGGGTTTGTTTTGGTGGCATTTATGATTGTAAATGATATTCG